A stretch of the Paenibacillus dendritiformis genome encodes the following:
- a CDS encoding ABC transporter ATP-binding protein codes for MQRLLEVQDLCVSFHVRGGEVQAVRGIGFHVQPGEAVAIVGESGCGKSVTAQAIMRLLPHPPARVHQGEIRFQGKDLLSLKEREMQSIRGKDIGMIFQDPMTSLNPTMTIGRQITEVLMKHQRLTSQEAKRRAIEMLEMVGIPHPATRFSQYPHEFSGGMRQRAMIAIALACRPALLIADEPTTALDVTIQAQILRVLKQLQRDFGTSIILITHDLGIVADLCDRVIVMYAGQIVETGTKREIFKKPKHPYTRGLLRSLPRIDQGKDEPLVPIYGTPPDLAKPPSGCPFWARCSDAMRVCQERQPEATAISGTHSASCWLLHPLAREVAR; via the coding sequence ATGCAGCGATTGCTAGAAGTCCAAGATCTCTGTGTCTCCTTCCATGTCCGCGGCGGCGAGGTGCAAGCCGTGCGCGGCATCGGATTCCATGTCCAGCCCGGCGAGGCCGTCGCCATCGTCGGCGAATCCGGCTGCGGCAAGAGCGTGACCGCCCAAGCGATCATGCGTCTTCTGCCGCATCCTCCCGCCCGCGTTCATCAAGGGGAGATCCGGTTCCAGGGAAAAGATCTGCTGAGCCTGAAGGAGCGGGAAATGCAGTCCATCCGGGGCAAGGATATCGGAATGATCTTCCAGGATCCGATGACATCGCTCAATCCGACGATGACGATCGGCCGCCAGATTACCGAAGTGCTGATGAAGCATCAGCGCCTGACATCGCAGGAAGCCAAGCGCCGGGCGATAGAGATGCTGGAGATGGTCGGCATCCCCCATCCGGCCACGCGCTTCTCCCAATATCCGCATGAGTTCTCCGGCGGCATGAGGCAGCGGGCCATGATCGCCATTGCCTTGGCCTGCCGCCCGGCGCTGCTCATCGCGGACGAGCCGACGACGGCGCTGGACGTGACGATCCAGGCCCAGATTCTGCGCGTGCTCAAGCAGCTGCAGCGCGACTTCGGGACATCGATCATTCTCATTACGCATGATCTTGGCATCGTGGCGGATCTGTGCGATCGCGTCATCGTCATGTATGCGGGCCAGATCGTCGAGACCGGCACGAAGCGGGAAATATTCAAGAAGCCGAAGCATCCCTACACCCGTGGTCTGCTGCGTTCCTTGCCGCGAATCGATCAGGGCAAGGATGAGCCGCTCGTGCCGATATACGGCACGCCGCCCGACCTGGCCAAGCCGCCGTCCGGGTGCCCGTTCTGGGCCCGCTGCAGCGATGCGATGCGCGTCTGCCAGGAACGGCAGCCGGAAGCGACCGCCATCAGCGGAACCCACAGCGCGAGCTGCTGGCTGCTGCATCCGCTCGCACGGGAGGTGGCCAGATGA
- a CDS encoding ABC transporter ATP-binding protein, which produces MSTEPLLRINRLSKHFHLGRGQTLKAVHNISFTVRRGETLGMVGESGCGKSTAGRTILRLYEPTDGEAWYGGTNIYRLKPRQLKAFRREMQMIFQDPYASLNPRMTIMDIIGEALDIHRLAGSRSARRKRVEELLHLVGLNPDHATRYPHEFSGGQRQRIGIARALAVDPKFIICDEPISALDVSIQAQVVNLLQDLQKRLGLTYLFIAHDLSMVKHISDRVAVMYLGQIVELADSGTLYAEPLHPYTRALMSAIPVPDPDIEAGKERIVLSGELPSPLHPPSGCSFRTRCPFANGTCAERKPEFREAKPGHYVACHLA; this is translated from the coding sequence ATGAGCACAGAGCCACTGCTCCGGATCAACCGGCTGAGCAAGCATTTCCACCTTGGACGGGGCCAGACGCTGAAGGCCGTCCATAATATCAGCTTCACTGTTCGCAGAGGAGAGACGCTCGGTATGGTAGGCGAATCGGGATGCGGCAAATCGACGGCGGGACGGACGATCCTCCGCTTGTACGAGCCGACGGACGGGGAAGCCTGGTACGGGGGGACGAATATATACCGGTTGAAGCCGCGTCAGCTCAAGGCCTTCCGCCGCGAGATGCAGATGATCTTCCAGGACCCGTATGCATCGCTGAATCCGCGCATGACCATCATGGATATTATCGGGGAGGCGCTGGACATTCATCGCCTCGCCGGCAGCCGTTCCGCCCGCAGGAAGCGGGTCGAGGAGCTGCTTCACCTGGTGGGGCTCAATCCCGATCATGCCACCCGCTATCCCCATGAGTTCTCGGGCGGCCAGCGCCAGCGCATCGGTATCGCCCGCGCGCTGGCGGTCGATCCGAAGTTCATCATCTGCGACGAACCAATCTCGGCCTTGGACGTATCGATACAGGCCCAAGTCGTCAATCTGCTGCAGGATCTGCAGAAGCGTCTTGGGCTGACCTACCTGTTCATCGCGCATGATCTGTCCATGGTCAAGCATATCAGCGATCGGGTGGCCGTCATGTACTTGGGCCAGATCGTGGAGCTGGCCGACAGCGGGACGTTGTATGCGGAGCCGCTTCATCCGTATACGCGGGCGCTCATGTCCGCCATTCCCGTTCCCGATCCCGACATCGAGGCAGGCAAGGAGCGCATCGTGCTGAGCGGCGAGCTGCCGAGTCCGCTGCATCCGCCGAGCGGCTGCTCCTTCCGGACGCGATGCCCGTTCGCGAACGGGACCTGCGCCGAGCGCAAGCCGGAGTTCCGGGAGGCGAAGCCGGGACACTATGTCGCCTGCCATCTGGCGTAA
- a CDS encoding HAD family hydrolase — translation MAKYKALFINFYGTLAWEDENILQIAFRNIQVNSRRECSLREIGTYWWQSLSRMLLESYGSSYQSQRQLAWECLAETLIYFDSFSRPDDLLALQYANWEQPNLYEDARRFVELARQSYPVYILSNTDRADIEAALRLHGLEVDGVMTSEDARAYKPRPEMFRCALEQFGLKREDVLHIGDSLSGDVGGAANVGIDTVWLNRKNKQGSFPHIRFICGDLFQLSSHLL, via the coding sequence ATGGCGAAGTACAAGGCGCTATTTATTAACTTTTATGGAACGTTGGCATGGGAAGATGAGAACATATTGCAGATTGCGTTCCGCAATATCCAGGTGAATTCCCGCCGGGAATGCAGTCTGCGGGAGATCGGTACTTACTGGTGGCAGAGCTTGTCCAGGATGCTGCTCGAGAGCTATGGCAGCTCGTATCAGAGCCAGCGCCAGCTCGCGTGGGAATGCCTGGCCGAGACGCTCATTTACTTCGATTCGTTCAGCCGGCCGGACGATCTGCTGGCGCTCCAGTACGCCAATTGGGAACAACCGAACCTTTACGAGGATGCGAGACGGTTCGTGGAGCTGGCCCGCCAATCCTATCCGGTCTATATATTGTCGAATACGGATCGGGCCGATATCGAGGCGGCTTTGCGCCTGCACGGTTTGGAGGTGGACGGGGTCATGACGAGCGAGGATGCGCGCGCCTACAAGCCGCGGCCGGAGATGTTCCGCTGCGCTCTGGAGCAGTTCGGGCTCAAGCGGGAGGATGTGCTTCATATCGGAGATTCCTTGAGCGGCGACGTGGGGGGCGCGGCGAACGTCGGAATCGATACGGTCTGGCTGAACCGGAAAAACAAGCAGGGCAGCTTCCCTCATATCCGGTTCATCTGCGGCGATCTGTTTCAGTTGTCCTCTCATTTGCTGTAA
- a CDS encoding polysaccharide pyruvyl transferase family protein, with the protein MNIAVCGYYGMGRFGDDLCLRTLQKHLDGHAVYPWLPHMNPDETDAVIIGGGDLITPHYFNPYYFPAALRNHPTWVYGVGIGDDWPEETWPEDQVNLYRERVRQANKAVFRDAHSLAVASRAGFHPYPTMAPDIAFGYREPRFPVKRLSDRPTIGIVVSACSAFPLEAILRLFLRLTSEGFHLALIPVMNHPTNGFSDFNMCNRLYRALKARHPRASAEALPPFMELDVTYSIIQAMDMLISCKLHPSLVALRAGKPVFAFRKTNKLRCLLRPFGMEKYVCSVETEGEDHWPRIEDFLEHGQAKAQAALPRIRQAERESVRQLRRLKADIEQRCRQHR; encoded by the coding sequence ATGAATATTGCCGTATGCGGATATTACGGGATGGGGCGCTTCGGCGACGATTTATGCTTGCGGACGCTGCAGAAGCATCTCGACGGACATGCCGTCTACCCCTGGCTGCCGCATATGAACCCGGATGAGACCGATGCCGTCATCATCGGGGGAGGAGATCTGATCACGCCGCACTACTTCAACCCTTATTACTTCCCGGCGGCGCTGCGCAATCATCCCACCTGGGTATATGGCGTCGGCATTGGCGATGACTGGCCGGAAGAGACCTGGCCGGAGGACCAAGTGAATCTGTACCGGGAGCGGGTACGTCAGGCCAACAAGGCCGTGTTCCGCGACGCCCATTCGCTTGCTGTCGCTTCCCGGGCCGGCTTCCACCCGTATCCGACGATGGCGCCGGACATCGCTTTCGGCTATCGGGAGCCCCGGTTCCCCGTAAAGCGGTTATCCGACAGGCCCACGATCGGCATCGTCGTCTCCGCCTGTTCCGCCTTCCCGCTCGAAGCAATCCTTCGGCTCTTCCTCCGGTTGACAAGCGAAGGCTTCCATCTTGCCCTTATACCCGTCATGAATCATCCTACGAACGGATTCTCCGACTTCAACATGTGCAACCGGCTGTACCGGGCCCTGAAGGCCCGCCATCCCCGCGCCTCCGCCGAAGCGCTGCCGCCGTTCATGGAACTGGACGTGACCTACAGCATCATTCAAGCCATGGACATGCTGATCTCCTGCAAGCTCCATCCGTCGCTTGTGGCCCTGCGCGCCGGAAAGCCCGTGTTCGCCTTCCGCAAGACGAATAAGCTCCGCTGCCTGCTCAGGCCCTTCGGCATGGAGAAATATGTCTGCTCCGTTGAAACGGAAGGAGAAGACCATTGGCCGCGAATCGAGGATTTCCTTGAACACGGCCAGGCCAAGGCGCAGGCGGCCCTGCCCCGCATCCGCCAGGCCGAACGCGAGAGCGTGCGCCAGCTTCGCCGCCTGAAGGCGGATATCGAGCAGCGATGCCGGCAGCATCGCTGA
- a CDS encoding DUF2164 domain-containing protein — MNPIKLPREQKQHIMEQVKRFFAEERAEELGDIGAEQLVDFMIKELGPHLYNQAVQDARKLLLERMAALEDDLYALERPLQRHR; from the coding sequence ATGAATCCGATAAAGCTGCCAAGAGAACAGAAGCAGCACATTATGGAGCAGGTGAAGCGTTTCTTTGCGGAAGAGCGCGCGGAGGAGCTTGGAGATATCGGAGCGGAGCAGCTCGTTGATTTTATGATCAAGGAACTGGGTCCGCATCTGTACAACCAGGCGGTTCAGGATGCAAGGAAGCTGCTCCTCGAGCGGATGGCCGCTCTGGAGGACGACCTGTACGCGCTGGAGCGCCCCTTGCAAAGACATCGTTAA
- a CDS encoding DUF402 domain-containing protein, with product MKRKHADRSDWKRIESRDFAIMHQDTEDFSGYVTLLHFHAVRAPLVKKMDGRKLVLADAGYYWMQHFPQGKRYSVTTMLDDKEEVVQWYVDICEPPEVDERGIPYYDDLYLDIVLLPSGKIFLLDEDELDEALRLGRISEEQYRLATEQAHALMKHIKELAAVRNGMHDFRKLKPLLRPYPNG from the coding sequence ATGAAACGAAAACATGCTGACCGCAGCGACTGGAAACGGATTGAATCGCGTGATTTTGCTATAATGCATCAGGATACCGAAGATTTCTCGGGTTATGTGACGCTGCTCCATTTCCATGCGGTGCGTGCGCCGCTTGTCAAAAAAATGGACGGCCGGAAGCTTGTGCTGGCGGACGCCGGTTATTATTGGATGCAGCATTTCCCGCAGGGCAAGCGCTACTCCGTGACGACGATGCTGGATGACAAGGAAGAAGTGGTCCAGTGGTATGTGGACATCTGCGAGCCCCCCGAAGTGGACGAGCGCGGAATTCCGTATTATGACGATCTGTACCTGGACATCGTTCTGCTGCCGTCAGGGAAGATTTTTTTGCTGGATGAAGACGAATTGGACGAGGCGCTTCGCCTGGGACGCATATCGGAGGAACAGTACCGGTTGGCGACCGAGCAAGCGCATGCTTTGATGAAGCATATAAAGGAGCTGGCCGCCGTCCGGAACGGCATGCATGATTTCCGCAAGCTGAAGCCGCTGCTTCGCCCTTATCCGAACGGGTAA
- a CDS encoding PP2C family serine/threonine-protein phosphatase: protein MRIGRKKSYRHDPAVQRILCPQHSEHPVTIIEHPYRCRYGYARAEETVQQRENGQDFLGLHLQGNGCSFVLCDGVSMSYQGDFAARFLGERLLGWLADLGAPPNEQAFHAYIGGLTGPATKAVEGLPIPRDTPQLLREVLEEKRSRGSESMFICGHIERASRSGLRKGKLWLAWQGDCRLRLWVNGTEVKAPFQDKIRIGERWSTLTGPVGGPPHLFAMDLPRSGTYRLLCYTDGLRELDGCSGTPSDAELQRMLDQPQGGALTDDASFIEVSW, encoded by the coding sequence ATGCGAATTGGCCGAAAAAAATCGTACCGGCATGACCCGGCGGTACAGCGAATCCTGTGCCCCCAGCATAGCGAGCATCCCGTAACGATCATTGAACACCCGTACCGGTGCCGGTACGGCTATGCGCGGGCGGAAGAGACGGTCCAGCAGCGCGAGAACGGGCAGGACTTCCTCGGACTGCATCTGCAGGGCAACGGCTGCAGCTTCGTGCTGTGCGACGGGGTCAGCATGAGCTATCAGGGCGACTTCGCCGCCCGGTTCCTCGGGGAGCGGTTGCTTGGCTGGCTGGCAGACCTGGGCGCACCGCCAAACGAGCAAGCCTTCCATGCCTATATCGGAGGGTTGACCGGCCCGGCGACGAAGGCGGTCGAAGGTTTGCCGATCCCCCGCGACACGCCGCAGCTGCTGAGGGAAGTGCTTGAAGAGAAGCGGAGCCGCGGCAGCGAATCGATGTTCATCTGCGGCCATATCGAGCGCGCCAGCCGCAGCGGGCTCCGCAAGGGCAAGCTGTGGCTCGCCTGGCAGGGCGACTGCCGTCTGCGCCTGTGGGTGAACGGCACGGAAGTGAAGGCGCCATTCCAGGATAAGATACGTATCGGCGAGCGCTGGTCCACGTTAACCGGCCCGGTCGGCGGACCGCCGCATCTGTTCGCGATGGACTTACCCCGCTCCGGGACCTACCGGCTGCTCTGCTATACGGACGGCTTGCGCGAGCTGGACGGCTGCAGCGGAACGCCGTCGGATGCAGAGCTGCAGCGGATGCTGGATCAGCCGCAGGGCGGCGCGTTGACGGATGACGCTTCATTTATCGAGGTGTCGTGGTGA
- a CDS encoding vWA domain-containing protein, whose amino-acid sequence MNYTIQASQRTPALIIYLIDISASMNMLMDGKRRIDIVYEALSLAIRQMVFRSTKGNRLTPRYRLAILAYSDDVYDLLNGIKGIDEIASLGSLPDLTPVRFSDSAKAFRQAERILEAELPNMQDCPAPLVCHMTDGVATGEDPEPIAKRIMQMSVPDGNVLVENIFISDHIMGSPIAEPRRWKGIMADTPFKDEHAEKLRNMSSVLPESYREMLVEADYHLAPGARMMLPGSCAELVSIGFQMSAATPVR is encoded by the coding sequence ATGAACTATACGATTCAAGCTTCCCAACGGACGCCGGCGCTCATTATATATCTTATTGACATCAGCGCTTCGATGAATATGCTGATGGACGGCAAGCGCCGGATAGACATTGTATACGAAGCGTTGTCCTTGGCCATTCGGCAGATGGTATTCCGATCCACCAAGGGCAACCGGCTCACGCCCCGGTACCGCCTGGCCATACTGGCCTACAGCGATGATGTGTACGACCTGCTGAACGGCATCAAGGGCATCGACGAAATCGCCAGTCTTGGCTCGCTGCCGGATCTGACGCCGGTCCGGTTCTCCGATTCGGCCAAGGCGTTCCGTCAGGCGGAACGAATCCTGGAGGCGGAGCTGCCGAATATGCAGGACTGCCCGGCTCCGCTTGTCTGTCATATGACCGACGGGGTTGCGACCGGGGAGGACCCGGAGCCCATCGCGAAGCGGATTATGCAAATGAGCGTGCCGGACGGCAATGTGCTGGTGGAGAATATTTTCATATCCGATCATATTATGGGCTCGCCAATCGCGGAGCCGCGCCGCTGGAAAGGGATTATGGCGGATACGCCATTCAAGGATGAGCATGCCGAGAAGCTGCGCAACATGTCTTCCGTCCTGCCGGAGAGTTACCGGGAGATGCTGGTCGAGGCGGATTATCATCTCGCTCCCGGCGCGCGCATGATGCTCCCCGGAAGCTGCGCGGAGCTCGTGTCCATCGGGTTCCAGATGTCGGCGGCGACGCCGGTTCGGTAG
- a CDS encoding WXG100 family type VII secretion target, with protein sequence MAGRILITPEQVDQVANQFKQGGEQSQQVVSSLTQAIQGMEGQWEGMTKQRFFQEFQEASRQMQAFVQTLNGISEELRAIANKFRTIDQQR encoded by the coding sequence ATGGCAGGCCGTATTTTAATTACACCTGAACAAGTGGACCAGGTTGCAAATCAATTCAAGCAGGGCGGAGAGCAGAGCCAACAGGTGGTCTCCAGCCTGACACAAGCGATTCAAGGCATGGAAGGTCAATGGGAAGGGATGACGAAGCAGCGCTTCTTCCAGGAATTCCAGGAAGCCAGCAGACAGATGCAGGCTTTCGTTCAGACGCTGAACGGCATCAGCGAAGAACTGCGCGCGATTGCGAACAAGTTCCGCACAATCGACCAACAGCGATAA
- a CDS encoding DUF4176 domain-containing protein produces MKNQAEQLRPADEKTLLPLGSVVLLRDGSKKLMIYGRKQLQIKTNRLFDYLGVVYPEGYIDENFSFLFNHEDIDVVAHVGFSNYEEEAFQKILQEVSPAK; encoded by the coding sequence TTGAAGAATCAAGCAGAACAACTCCGTCCTGCGGATGAAAAGACGTTACTGCCGCTCGGCTCGGTCGTATTGCTGCGCGACGGAAGTAAGAAACTGATGATATATGGCCGCAAGCAGCTGCAAATCAAGACGAATCGTCTGTTTGATTATTTGGGCGTCGTCTATCCGGAAGGGTACATAGACGAGAACTTTTCCTTTTTATTCAATCATGAGGATATCGACGTTGTCGCCCATGTAGGTTTTTCGAACTATGAAGAAGAAGCGTTTCAAAAAATACTTCAGGAAGTTTCACCGGCTAAGTAA
- a CDS encoding WXG100 family type VII secretion target, giving the protein MRILVYPDALRDMGRQLQIAAEQIQSIQSSLSQALHTLTWESSIKTSVMEEWQQASRLSSQIHELLFELGKHLTTKAEQFQTADQQTNSILPPGVKIGSATAIFSGIMMGGTSLILPGAAPGLGTISNPNSAVRAMNGGGTSIGLSWKPTEAQLYGFAKGGYDMVRMHRDKFNVNVRGDGYVTISGARSDYALSEGIRGTRYTASNASNHPNVWKFVDPGIAMKEAFSLKGWSAKLGYAGLAYDTGTAVMTDYEAGGASRAAASGVVNGSLGLGTMAASAAVGAYVGSVVPVGGTIVGAGVGLAAGAVISMASEVTVNGKSLKTYAVDAVDSAVDNVSDSVSGGAKSLSTKVQSVSDTVADGVKAVKSGATKTAKRITDSVSDTFGGLGKWFPGTRS; this is encoded by the coding sequence ATGCGTATTCTCGTCTATCCGGATGCGCTCCGTGATATGGGCCGTCAGCTTCAAATTGCGGCGGAACAAATACAATCTATACAATCGTCTCTGAGCCAGGCGCTGCACACGTTGACGTGGGAGTCTTCAATCAAGACATCCGTCATGGAAGAATGGCAGCAGGCGTCGCGTCTGTCTTCCCAGATTCACGAGCTGCTGTTCGAGCTGGGCAAGCATCTCACTACGAAAGCGGAGCAATTCCAGACGGCGGATCAGCAGACGAACAGCATTTTACCGCCAGGGGTTAAAATCGGATCGGCGACGGCCATATTCAGCGGCATCATGATGGGGGGGACCTCTCTCATTCTTCCCGGGGCGGCGCCGGGGCTTGGCACGATCTCGAATCCGAATTCGGCCGTTCGCGCGATGAATGGAGGCGGGACCTCCATCGGCTTGAGCTGGAAGCCGACGGAGGCGCAATTATACGGCTTCGCCAAGGGCGGCTATGACATGGTGCGCATGCACCGCGACAAATTCAACGTGAATGTGCGGGGAGACGGTTATGTCACCATTAGCGGAGCCCGCTCCGATTACGCGCTGTCGGAAGGGATTCGCGGTACGCGGTATACCGCCTCGAACGCGTCTAATCACCCTAATGTATGGAAGTTCGTCGACCCGGGCATCGCGATGAAGGAAGCCTTCTCGCTCAAGGGGTGGAGCGCGAAGCTGGGCTATGCCGGCCTCGCCTACGACACGGGAACCGCCGTCATGACGGATTACGAAGCGGGCGGGGCCAGCCGCGCGGCGGCGAGCGGCGTCGTGAACGGTTCCCTCGGCCTGGGCACGATGGCGGCCAGCGCGGCCGTCGGCGCTTATGTCGGCTCCGTCGTCCCGGTGGGAGGAACCATCGTCGGGGCAGGCGTCGGATTGGCCGCGGGCGCGGTCATTTCCATGGCCTCGGAAGTAACGGTTAACGGCAAGTCATTGAAAACCTACGCGGTGGACGCGGTAGACAGCGCGGTGGACAACGTATCCGACTCGGTGTCGGGAGGGGCGAAGTCGCTCTCCACAAAAGTGCAATCCGTCTCGGACACGGTAGCTGACGGAGTAAAGGCGGTCAAGAGCGGAGCGACAAAGACGGCGAAGCGCATCACAGATTCCGTCTCGGACACGTTCGGGGGTCTCGGAAAATGGTTCCCGGGCACCCGCTCTTAA